Below is a window of Brachyspira hampsonii DNA.
GATTTTAGTAAGCAAATCATATAATTTGGATGTTTTATATAAATTAGCATTAATAGCCATTAAGCAAAACCCCTGAATTTAATATGATAGCATTATAATATAAACTTTAAATTCTTGCAATAAAAAGTTAATAAGATATATGTAAAAAATTAATAAAATAACCTTATAAAAACTTATTTGGTATAGTACACAATTACAAAATATCATATAATTTTATCTATATACTTAATTATTCCGCTTCCAGATGAAAAACTAGAAAATCTCTTTACAATATTTCCGTTTCTATCTATTAAAAATTTTGTAAAATTCCATTTTATATTTTTATTAAATAAATAATTGCTGTTATTAATAAGATATGAATATAAAGGCTCTATATTCTTTCCTTTAACATCTATTTTCTTAAATCTGTTGAAAGATGTATTATATCTCATTTTACAGAAACTATCTATTTTCTCATCTGATTCCGGTGCCTGATTTAAAAATTGATTACAAGGAAAATCTAATATCTCAAAGCCCCTGCTATTATACATTTTGTATATATTTTCTAAATCTTTATATTGATTGGTAAAACCGCATCTAGTAGCAGTATTAACTATCAGAACAACTTTGCCTCTATATTTTGATAAAGATACATCATTACCATTGATATCTTTAACATTAAAATCATATATGTTCATTGATTTTCTCTTTCTTTTTTCTTATATTCATTCCAAAGTTTATCCATTTCATCTAAAGACATATTTTCTAATTTCTTATTCATTTCATAAGCAGACTTTTCAACATAATGAAATCTTTTTGTAAATTTTTCATTAACTTTGATAAGGGAATTAACAGGATTAATCTTATTCATACGAGCAAAATCAAGAACAGTCATAATCAAATCTCCTATTTCTTCCTCCAAATGTTCTTTATCCTGCTCTTTATATGCCTCTTTCACTTCAGAAAGTTCTTCTTCTATCTTTGACAAAGAATCATCAATATTCTCATATTCAAAACCAACACTAGCTGCTTTTTTCATTAATTTATAAGATTTTTCCATAATAGGAAGTGATTTAGGTATACCATCAAGTACACTTTTAAACTCATCTACACAATCAATACCCTTCTCTTCCTTTTTTATCTTATCCCATTGCTTAAGTATTCCTTGTACATCTTTTACATCACTATTTCCAAATACATGAGGATGCCTTCTTATAAGTTTTTCATTAATATTTTTGCAAACATCATCTATATTAAATTTATTTTCATCTTTAGCAAGCTCAGAAAAAAACACAACATGCAAAAGTACATCTCCAAGCTCTTCTTTAATATTATCATAATCCTTATTATTAATAGCTTCTACAAGTTCATAAGCCTCTTCCAGAAAACAAGGAATTAAACTATCAAAAGTCTGCACCTTATCCCAAGCACAGCCATTCTCACCTCTTAAAGTTTGTATTACAGATATAAGTTCTTCGAATGATTTCATTATTATAACTCTTCTAATTAAGTTTTGATTTTTTTACTTTCATATAATTGATTCTTCTAGGCTCAAGTATGGCATTATATATTATAGCATTCTTTATATCCAATGAGGACAGCATATGATTAACTTGTATATTATTTTCTGATGTTCTAATATTATTAAAACTGCTGCTGACATCTTTTTCTTTTATAGTATTAATTTGAGATATTTTAGAATTATATTTTTCCTGAAGCGCTAACATTTCTCTGTCGCTATTAGAAGTTTGATAATTACTAGTATATACATCTTCTTTTTTGGTATTTTCTCTAAGAACCTCTTCATTATAATTTTTCAAATTCTGAATGTTCTTTTGTAATTCTTTAAATATTTGTTCTTCATCTTTATTGTTAACTTTTTTATTTTTATGAGTATATGTTTTTTGTTTTGGTATTTTATTTTGTTTATTTGCTTTCTTTGATTTTTGTACTAAACTCACTATAGCCCATATAATAGCTATTATAACATATATAATTAATTCACTCATCTGATACCTTTTTTGTTATTTTAAATTATTATCTTCATTAGTACTGTCATTTTCTTTTTTATCTTTATTTGCTCTGTTATTGACAATTCTAGTTGTTATAGAATATACAGCCAGCAATATAAATCCAATAAGAAGAAGTAAATTTATATTAATATTAGACATAAAAACTCTCTTTGAAATTATATATTTTAATAGTTTAATATATAATGATATTAATTTCAAGTTATTTATATAAATAAAAAAGGTGAAGTACTATTAATAATACTTCACCTATAATATTCATTTCAACTTGTTATTATTACCAAGTATCTAATGGATCATCTTCTTCTCTATAAGTTTCTAAGTACATATCAGTTTTAGCCATTAATTGGTCAAAATAGATATAGTATTTACCATAAGAATCTCTAGGATCAACTTTAACATGTATACCCATAAAGCTAATACCTTGTTCAACTTGACCTCTGAAGTCCTCTTGTTCTATATTAGCAGGAACTTGTACAGTTATGTTTTTCCAACCCATAAAGTTAAGAGCTTCATTACCAACAGACTGAGGTTTTCCATTTATATCATAAAGGTAGAAACTCATTCTATTATTATGGTTACGACCAGCTACCCAAACACTAAGTTCTTTAGTATAACCAGGTATTTTCACAGGTCTAGGAGGAGTAACAGAGAACCAAGGATAACCAGTTCTGAAGTATTCTACTTTAGCACCTAAAATATATTTATTATTTTCTGCACCTTCAGCTATAACATCAGCTGGACCGCCTTCACGACGAATAATACTAACTACACCATAATCTCTAGGCATAGAAGCTTGCCAAGTATTAGCAAATTCAAAATCATCTATTAAGTAATTAGTGATAGCTTCAGTTATGAAGTTATTACCATCTTCACCTTGATTTTGAGTAGTTTGCTCACCTGTTTGAGCCGCATCTTGGGCAAACAACAAGAATGCAACAGTTAGAATTAACATTGTTATCAAGATACTTAATCTTTTCATATTCATTCTTCTCCTTATTATACCTTATTGTTGCGCTTCTTGTGGCTGTTCTGTAGCAGTATCTCCGCCGGCAGTACCACCATTGCTTTCACCTACTACTTGAGCTCCGCCTTCTGTATATTGTTCAGAAGATCTTCCGCCAACTTCCTGACCTAATGTAGTTTCAATATCAGATCCGTCATAAGACTCTCTAAATGTATCTGTTACTGTTTGGAAATAGTCCAATAAAACTACAAAGTTATCTGCTCTTTCCTCTGGTGAGGACCAGAAACGGAAATTCATAAATCTTAAACCTTTAGCTCTAGGAACATAAGGTTCTTCCTGAGGGATGAATGATGGCACTGATGTACTCATATTTCTCCAACCTATATATCTTATAGAACCCAAAGGCAATGTATAAGTATAACCACGATAATCTTCAAATATCATTTCCATAGTATAGTCATAATTACCACCCCATACCCAAACATCAAAAGTTTGAGCTTTACCTGGTATGATTTTTTGTACTGTTGGAACTAAGTCAAAGAAGTTATAAGATTTTCTGAAAAAAGAAACACTTACTGATAATGAATTAGTTGAATTATAACTTTGGTTACCCATACCATATGGTTTTGTAGCGAATAATCTCATATTAGGATATTTCATTACAACACCATTTTCATTTGTTCTATCACCTCTAAACATAAAGCGGCTAGCATTTGATATTGGCTGCCATTCGTCTAATGTTTCAAAGTTGTAAAGCAATCTAGTTTCCATGTAAACACTAGAAGTTTGTCCATAAACAGCAAATGAACATATGCTTATGAATAGACAAATGATTATGAGGTAGCGAGAAAAATCTCTCGTACTTCTATAGAATTTCATAGCGCACTCTCCTTAATATTTATAGCTAAGCAATTATATCCAATAACTTAGCTCCATTATATTATAATCAACAAAAATTGTCAACTATAAAATATAAAATTCTCATACTATTATATCGTGATAATACTCATATAATTTTAGAAAATAATTATTTAAATTTGATTAAAAATAATATTATGTTAATATATTATAAAATATTAATATAAATACATAAAATTAAAATGAGATTGAATAAATATATAGCATCTTTAAATATTGCAAGCAGAAGAGAAGCTGACAGGCTTATTCAAAACGGAAATGTTAAAGTTAATGGAATAATTATAACAAATCCGGCAATTCAAGTTAATGAAGAAGACAAAATAGAATGCAGTATTGAACAATATAAAGAGAATAAAATATATATAAAATTAAATAAACCTAGAGGCTATGTTGTTTCATCAAATAAAAATGAAGGAAAGCCTATATATAATCTAATTAAAAATAATTTTGATAATATATATCCTGTTGGAAGACTAGATAAAGACAGCTCTGGACTTATACTTTTTACTAATGATGGGGTATTTGCTAAAAATATAATAGGAGAAAATACAAGCTGCGAAAAAGAATATTTTGTCAAAGTTAATGATAGTATACCAGACGGAGCTTTGAAAAAATTAGAGTATGGGATTTCTTTAGACGGACAAAAACTCAAGCCTGCAAAGATAAAAAGAGTTAATAAAAATTCTTTCCACATAATATTAACAGAAGGAAAAAATAGACAAATAAGAAGAATGTGCCAAAAAGTAGGTTTTGAAGTAATAATACTAAAAAGATTAAGAATAGCTGATATATTATTAGATGACTTAAAAGAAGGTTCTTTTAAACACCTTACAAAAAATGAAATAGACTCTGTATTAAAAAATTAGTATGATTTTAGATTTTATAAAAAATTTACAATTTTGTACGCTGCCTGCATAATAACATATATAAAATTTAAATTATTTTCATAAAAATCAAATATATTTTACTATATTATAACTTAATTAAATATAATTGACACAGAAAAATTTTTTTTATATACTTTCTATTTGAAGAATTTATTTTAAGGTTACATTTATGAAAAATAACAAAGTGCTATTATTAAAACTAATTATTCCTTTTGCCGTTTTTTTACTTGCAGCTTATATTATTATGTACTTTGCTTATAAAACCGTATATACTAATGAGTTTATAAAAAATACATTAGTAGAGATTGATAACACTGAATTGGTAATATCCACAGAAATGGAAAAAGTATATGATGTAATGTATACATTAAGAGGATATTTTGAAGCAAATGATAACTCATTTACAAATATAAGAAAAACACTTGAAAGCATATTAAAATCAAATAATAACATATACGACATACTATACGGAAATGAAATACCATACAAAGACGGAGGACTTTTTGTTAATGGTATAAGCCCTTACCCTAATACTTATGACCAAACTTCAAGATTATGGTATAAAGGAGCTGTTACTAAGAATGGAATATTTATTACAGAGCCTTATGTTGATGCTAATACTGGGGAATATGTATAACATTAGCATTAGCTGTATACACTAATAATTCATTAAAAGGAGTTATGGGTATAGACTTCTTAGAAATGAATAATATATCAAAAAAAGTTCTTAGCGATAATCAGGTAAATATAATGACTTCAGCAGGACTTTACATGTCGCATCAGAATAAAGACTATATATTTAATGATAATTATAATATATATCAGGAGCCTTTATTTAAAGATGCAAAATCTTTAGAAGACCCTAATAAAGCTGTAATGCAGATAGTAGGAAATGAATGGTATACTATAAAACCATTAAGAGAAACTCCTTATAAAATTGTAATACGCGGAAACATGAATGCTATAAATAACAGAATACGAAATATTATGCTTGCTTATCTTTTAGTTATGATTATTTTAATAGCAATACAAACAGCATTAGCATTGTTTGTAGTTATACCTATATCTCAAATGCTTGATAAAGCAATGAATAGTATAGATCAAATGTCTAAGGGTAATTTTATTATAGACAGCAAAAACAATGAAAATAAAAATGATAAATCAGGATCTTTAGTATATTATGTAAACAATATGAAAAATACTATAGGAAATGTTGTATCAAAACTTCAATCAAATCTTAATACAATAAACAATGAAATAGAAAGCATATCGTCAAGCAGCGAATATTTATCTGATAGATCTAATACTCAGGCGGCTGCTATAGAAGAGCTTACAGGTTCAATGCAGTCTTTATCAAGCTCTATAAAAGAAATAAGTTCTAATTCATTACAGGCAAAAGATAAAAGTGTAAAAATAATGGAAACTACAAATACAGGCGTAGAAGCTGTTGATGAAATATCTGCTCATATGCATGAGATATCTGAATCCAGCAAAAAAATATCTGAAATAACTAAACTTATACAGTCTATCGCATTTCAAACTAATATACTTGCTTTAAATGCTGCTGTTGAGGCGGCAAGGG
It encodes the following:
- a CDS encoding glutathione peroxidase, whose protein sequence is MNIYDFNVKDINGNDVSLSKYRGKVVLIVNTATRCGFTNQYKDLENIYKMYNSRGFEILDFPCNQFLNQAPESDEKIDSFCKMRYNTSFNRFKKIDVKGKNIEPLYSYLINNSNYLFNKNIKWNFTKFLIDRNGNIVKRFSSFSSGSGIIKYIDKII
- the mazG gene encoding nucleoside triphosphate pyrophosphohydrolase gives rise to the protein MKSFEELISVIQTLRGENGCAWDKVQTFDSLIPCFLEEAYELVEAINNKDYDNIKEELGDVLLHVVFFSELAKDENKFNIDDVCKNINEKLIRRHPHVFGNSDVKDVQGILKQWDKIKKEEKGIDCVDEFKSVLDGIPKSLPIMEKSYKLMKKAASVGFEYENIDDSLSKIEEELSEVKEAYKEQDKEHLEEEIGDLIMTVLDFARMNKINPVNSLIKVNEKFTKRFHYVEKSAYEMNKKLENMSLDEMDKLWNEYKKKERENQ
- a CDS encoding flagellar filament outer layer protein FlaA, producing the protein MKRLSILITMLILTVAFLLFAQDAAQTGEQTTQNQGEDGNNFITEAITNYLIDDFEFANTWQASMPRDYGVVSIIRREGGPADVIAEGAENNKYILGAKVEYFRTGYPWFSVTPPRPVKIPGYTKELSVWVAGRNHNNRMSFYLYDINGKPQSVGNEALNFMGWKNITVQVPANIEQEDFRGQVEQGISFMGIHVKVDPRDSYGKYYIYFDQLMAKTDMYLETYREEDDPLDTW
- a CDS encoding flagellar filament outer layer protein FlaA, coding for METRLLYNFETLDEWQPISNASRFMFRGDRTNENGVVMKYPNMRLFATKPYGMGNQSYNSTNSLSVSVSFFRKSYNFFDLVPTVQKIIPGKAQTFDVWVWGGNYDYTMEMIFEDYRGYTYTLPLGSIRYIGWRNMSTSVPSFIPQEEPYVPRAKGLRFMNFRFWSSPEERADNFVVLLDYFQTVTDTFRESYDGSDIETTLGQEVGGRSSEQYTEGGAQVVGESNGGTAGGDTATEQPQEAQQ
- a CDS encoding pseudouridine synthase yields the protein MRLNKYIASLNIASRREADRLIQNGNVKVNGIIITNPAIQVNEEDKIECSIEQYKENKIYIKLNKPRGYVVSSNKNEGKPIYNLIKNNFDNIYPVGRLDKDSSGLILFTNDGVFAKNIIGENTSCEKEYFVKVNDSIPDGALKKLEYGISLDGQKLKPAKIKRVNKNSFHIILTEGKNRQIRRMCQKVGFEVIILKRLRIADILLDDLKEGSFKHLTKNEIDSVLKN
- a CDS encoding PDC sensor domain-containing protein yields the protein MKNNKVLLLKLIIPFAVFLLAAYIIMYFAYKTVYTNEFIKNTLVEIDNTELVISTEMEKVYDVMYTLRGYFEANDNSFTNIRKTLESILKSNNNIYDILYGNEIPYKDGGLFVNGISPYPNTYDQTSRLWYKGAVTKNGIFITEPYVDANTGEYV
- a CDS encoding methyl-accepting chemotaxis protein, yielding MGIDFLEMNNISKKVLSDNQVNIMTSAGLYMSHQNKDYIFNDNYNIYQEPLFKDAKSLEDPNKAVMQIVGNEWYTIKPLRETPYKIVIRGNMNAINNRIRNIMLAYLLVMIILIAIQTALALFVVIPISQMLDKAMNSIDQMSKGNFIIDSKNNENKNDKSGSLVYYVNNMKNTIGNVVSKLQSNLNTINNEIESISSSSEYLSDRSNTQAAAIEELTGSMQSLSSSIKEISSNSLQAKDKSVKIMETTNTGVEAVDEISAHMHEISESSKKISEITKLIQSIAFQTNILALNAAVEAARAGEQGRGFAIVASEVRSLAQTVNEAANNITSIVDETVKRVEIGNESASKSSSILNTINDLVKEMENELQYISQSIMQEEDGIAQMNIAIKELNNITQENSSLATQNSASSSEISNMSKDIINEIEYFKVK